Proteins found in one Rhodobacter capsulatus SB 1003 genomic segment:
- a CDS encoding glycosyltransferase family 2 protein — translation MALRQAIRLRRERRQRQWRAFRKRRQLKPVADRTAKIAPRDVIVFCTLRNERVRLPYFLRYYRDMRVGHFIFVDNDSTDGSREYLAAQPDCSVWTTTASYKAAAFGMDWLNHLLRKYGTGHWTLTVDPDEFFVYPFCDTRPIDALTDWLDTYHIRSFPAMLLDMYPKGPIDAVPYREGQNPFEIACWFDAGNYMISRNRKMQNLWIQGGPRARVFFAEDPAAAPSLNKIPLVKWQRGFVFASSTHMILPRGLNMVYDEWGGEKASGCLLHAKFLSPLTAKVAEEMQRREHYAGSREYEAYSARLGTEPDLWTKWSEKYINWRQLEILGLMSKGNWA, via the coding sequence GGCTTCGGCGGGAGCGGCGTCAGCGCCAATGGCGCGCATTCCGCAAGCGCCGCCAGCTGAAGCCCGTGGCCGACCGCACCGCGAAGATCGCCCCCCGCGATGTCATCGTTTTCTGCACCCTGCGCAACGAACGCGTCCGGTTGCCGTATTTTCTGCGCTATTACCGCGACATGCGGGTGGGCCATTTCATCTTCGTCGACAATGACAGCACCGACGGCTCGCGCGAGTATCTGGCGGCGCAGCCCGATTGTTCGGTCTGGACGACGACGGCCTCTTACAAGGCGGCCGCCTTCGGCATGGACTGGCTCAACCATCTGCTGCGCAAATACGGCACCGGGCACTGGACGCTGACCGTCGATCCGGATGAATTCTTCGTCTATCCGTTCTGCGACACCCGCCCGATCGACGCGCTGACCGACTGGCTCGACACCTATCACATCCGCAGCTTCCCGGCGATGCTGCTCGACATGTATCCCAAGGGGCCGATCGATGCCGTCCCCTACCGCGAGGGGCAGAACCCGTTCGAGATCGCCTGCTGGTTCGATGCCGGCAACTACATGATTTCCCGCAATCGCAAGATGCAGAACCTGTGGATTCAGGGCGGTCCGCGGGCGCGGGTATTCTTTGCCGAAGATCCCGCCGCGGCGCCCTCGCTGAACAAGATCCCGCTGGTGAAATGGCAGCGCGGCTTCGTCTTCGCCTCGTCCACCCACATGATCCTGCCGCGCGGGCTGAACATGGTCTATGACGAATGGGGGGGCGAAAAGGCCTCGGGCTGCCTTTTGCATGCCAAATTCCTGTCACCTCTGACCGCCAAGGTGGCCGAGGAAATGCAACGCCGCGAACATTATGCGGGCTCGCGCGAATACGAGGCCTATAGTGCCCGGCTGGGAACCGAACCCGATCTGTGGACCAAGTGGTCGGAAAAATATATCAACTGGCGGCAGCTGGAAATTCTGGGGCTGATGTCGAAGGGCAACTGGGCATGA